A single genomic interval of Mucilaginibacter robiniae harbors:
- a CDS encoding adenylyltransferase/cytidyltransferase family protein: protein MTIVDLKTRLNNLGVPDEVYDFYKEPHRYYHTLTHLDDIFTQILEKGLSGNDALLLATVYHDIIYDPQSSTNEEDSAQYFINTFSGSASLKADVVQIILDTKTHQSSSKLSTIFCEMDLNILRQPFAKLLEYECQIFKEFQFVDYKLYQAKRIEILEKLRLQVDNPALDFLIEYVRNRKPSIAVYPGSFNPFHKGHLNILQKAERIFDKVIIARGINPEKAKASYNLPALLNYRQMETYSTLLTDFVKQLGYSVTIIRGLRNGTDLQFELNQYRYLQDLTNTELNIISIFCDREFEHISSTGIRQLDAYGQADKYLLL, encoded by the coding sequence ATGACCATTGTTGATTTAAAAACAAGATTAAATAACTTAGGTGTACCCGATGAGGTTTACGACTTTTACAAAGAACCGCATCGTTATTATCATACGCTTACCCATTTGGATGATATTTTTACACAAATACTTGAAAAAGGTTTGTCCGGGAATGATGCGTTACTACTAGCAACTGTGTATCATGATATCATATATGATCCACAGTCATCAACTAATGAGGAGGACTCGGCTCAATATTTTATCAACACATTTTCAGGTTCTGCAAGCTTGAAAGCTGACGTTGTACAAATTATATTGGATACTAAAACACATCAGTCCTCATCTAAACTTTCAACTATCTTCTGTGAAATGGATTTGAATATTTTGCGTCAGCCTTTTGCTAAGTTGTTAGAGTATGAGTGTCAAATATTTAAAGAATTTCAATTTGTAGATTACAAACTTTATCAGGCCAAGCGTATAGAAATTTTAGAGAAATTACGCCTTCAAGTAGATAATCCAGCATTGGATTTCTTAATTGAATATGTGAGAAATCGGAAGCCTAGCATTGCAGTTTATCCCGGAAGTTTCAATCCGTTCCATAAAGGGCATCTAAATATTTTGCAAAAAGCAGAACGCATTTTTGATAAAGTAATTATTGCCAGAGGGATCAATCCGGAAAAAGCAAAAGCATCTTATAATTTACCAGCATTGTTGAATTATCGACAAATGGAAACCTATAGCACCTTGCTAACTGACTTTGTTAAACAGTTAGGGTACTCCGTAACTATTATCAGAGGATTAAGAAATGGTACGGATTTGCAATTTGAGTTAAATCAGTACCGGTATTTGCAAGATTTAACCAACACCGAACTTAATATCATATCTATATTCTGTGATCGTGAGTTCGAGCATATTTCAAGCACAGGTATTAGGCAATTAGATGCCTATGGGCAAGCAGATAAATACTTACTATTATAA
- the rpsO gene encoding 30S ribosomal protein S15 has product MYLSKEAKSDIFAKHGGIATNTGSAEGQVALFTTRIAHLTGHLKNNKKDFATQLSLQKLVGKRRALLAYLYKKDISRYRAIIKALELRDIIK; this is encoded by the coding sequence ATGTATTTAAGTAAAGAGGCAAAATCTGATATTTTTGCCAAACACGGTGGCATCGCTACCAACACAGGTTCGGCTGAAGGCCAAGTTGCTTTATTCACTACCCGTATTGCACATTTAACTGGGCATTTGAAAAACAACAAAAAAGATTTTGCAACACAGTTATCTCTGCAAAAATTAGTAGGTAAACGTCGTGCATTATTGGCTTATCTGTACAAAAAAGACATTAGCAGATATCGTGCTATCATTAAAGCTCTTGAGCTGCGTGATATCATTAAATAA
- the pnp gene encoding polyribonucleotide nucleotidyltransferase, producing MSYNAIKKVIDLGDGRTIEIETGKLAKQADGSVVVKMGNTMLLATVVSAPEAKEGIDFLPLSVDYQEKYAATGRIPGGFLRREARLSDYEILISRLVDRALRPLFPEDYHADTQVMISLISADKNIMPDALAGLAASAALSVSDIPFNGPISEVRVAKIDGQLVINPSLSELERATLEFIVAGSENDINMVEGEANEIQEEEMVEALKFAHAAIKDHCRVQKELTEAVGKTVKRTYSHEHSNEELRKQVYDATYSKVYEVAGSGSSKHERHAKLREVRDTFVATLGEIDDVTLSLAKKYFHEVEYDAVRNLILDEGKRLDGRTTTQIRPIWSEVDYLPAAHGSSVFTRGETQSLTSVTLGGKDDEQMIDGAFLNGYSKFILHYNFPGFSTGEVRPNRGPGRREVGHGNLAMRSLKQVLPPDDENPYTIRVVSDILESNGSSSMATVCAGTLALMDAGVKLKAPVSGIAMGLITDEKTGKYAILSDILGDEDHLGDMDFKVTGTINGIVACQMDLKINGLSYEVVAKALAQAKEGRLHILNEMSKTISEPRADYKPFAPRIVTLKIDKEFIGAVIGPGGKIIQEMQRETGATINIEEKDNQGIVQIFADNKEAIDSAVNRIRAIAAKPEVGEIYEGKVRSIMPFGAFVEIMPGKDGLLHISEIDHRRLETMDNVFQVGEIVRVKLLDIDKQGKLKLSRKALLPKPPKPEQPNKEEPQA from the coding sequence ATGAGTTACAATGCAATTAAAAAGGTAATCGATTTAGGTGATGGCCGCACCATTGAGATCGAAACCGGAAAACTGGCCAAACAAGCTGATGGCTCTGTAGTAGTAAAAATGGGTAATACCATGCTGCTCGCAACTGTCGTATCAGCACCCGAAGCTAAAGAAGGTATAGACTTTCTGCCGCTTTCAGTTGACTATCAAGAAAAATATGCGGCTACTGGCCGTATTCCAGGTGGTTTCCTGCGCCGTGAGGCCCGCTTATCCGACTATGAAATTTTAATTTCACGTTTGGTTGACCGTGCTTTACGTCCATTATTTCCAGAAGATTATCATGCCGATACTCAGGTAATGATTTCTTTAATTTCGGCTGATAAGAATATCATGCCTGATGCATTAGCAGGTTTGGCTGCCTCAGCAGCTTTGTCTGTTTCTGACATCCCTTTTAATGGCCCTATCTCTGAAGTTCGTGTAGCGAAGATTGATGGTCAGCTGGTAATTAATCCTAGTCTGAGTGAGTTAGAACGTGCTACTTTAGAGTTTATCGTAGCGGGTTCTGAAAACGACATCAACATGGTGGAAGGTGAAGCTAACGAAATTCAAGAAGAGGAAATGGTAGAAGCTTTGAAGTTTGCTCATGCAGCTATCAAAGATCATTGCCGTGTACAAAAAGAATTAACCGAAGCAGTAGGTAAAACTGTAAAGCGTACATACTCACATGAGCATAGCAATGAAGAGTTGCGTAAACAGGTGTATGATGCTACTTATAGCAAAGTGTATGAAGTGGCCGGCTCAGGTTCTTCAAAACACGAGCGTCATGCTAAACTGCGTGAAGTACGTGACACCTTCGTTGCTACTTTAGGCGAAATTGATGATGTAACATTAAGCTTGGCTAAAAAATACTTTCACGAAGTGGAATATGATGCTGTGCGTAACTTGATTTTAGATGAAGGCAAACGTTTAGATGGCCGTACTACTACACAAATACGTCCAATCTGGAGCGAGGTAGACTACTTACCTGCAGCACATGGCTCATCAGTATTTACACGTGGTGAAACACAATCATTAACCAGCGTAACGCTAGGCGGTAAAGATGATGAGCAAATGATTGATGGTGCATTTTTAAATGGCTATAGCAAATTTATCCTGCACTACAACTTCCCTGGCTTCTCAACTGGTGAAGTTCGACCTAATCGTGGTCCGGGCCGTCGTGAAGTAGGGCATGGTAACTTAGCTATGCGTTCGTTAAAGCAGGTGTTGCCACCCGATGATGAAAATCCATATACCATTCGGGTAGTTTCGGATATTCTGGAATCTAATGGGTCTTCATCAATGGCTACAGTTTGTGCTGGCACATTAGCATTGATGGATGCAGGGGTTAAATTGAAAGCACCGGTATCAGGTATAGCAATGGGCTTAATCACTGATGAGAAGACCGGTAAATACGCAATCTTATCTGACATTCTGGGTGATGAAGACCACTTAGGCGATATGGACTTTAAAGTAACTGGTACCATTAACGGTATTGTGGCTTGTCAGATGGACTTAAAAATTAATGGTTTATCATACGAAGTAGTAGCTAAAGCATTAGCTCAGGCTAAAGAAGGTCGTTTGCACATTTTGAATGAAATGAGCAAAACAATCAGCGAGCCTCGTGCTGATTATAAGCCATTTGCACCACGCATTGTTACCTTAAAAATTGATAAAGAGTTTATAGGTGCAGTAATTGGCCCTGGTGGTAAAATCATTCAGGAAATGCAACGTGAAACAGGAGCTACTATCAATATTGAAGAGAAAGATAACCAAGGTATCGTTCAAATTTTTGCAGATAACAAGGAAGCTATTGATAGCGCAGTTAATCGTATTCGTGCTATTGCTGCCAAGCCTGAAGTTGGCGAAATTTATGAGGGTAAAGTACGCTCTATTATGCCTTTCGGTGCCTTTGTAGAAATTATGCCAGGCAAAGATGGCTTGCTTCATATTTCAGAAATTGACCATCGTCGTTTAGAAACTATGGACAACGTGTTCCAAGTAGGCGAGATTGTTCGCGTTAAACTGTTGGATATTGACAAGCAAGGTAAACTGAAGCTTTCCAGAAAAGCATTGTTGCCTAAGCCGCCAAAACCAGAGCAGCCTAATAAAGAAGAACCTCAAGCATAA
- the rpe gene encoding ribulose-phosphate 3-epimerase, with amino-acid sequence MKHLIAPSILAADFGNLQRDIEMLNCSQADWIHVDVMDGVFVPNISFGFPVLEVVRKYATKPLDVHLMITDPDRYLKAFQTAGATLITVHLEACTHLHRTIQAIKELGCQAGVALNPHTPVSLLEDIITDLDLVLIMSVNPGFGGQRFIDNSYKKIKQVKALSDQYNPNLYIEIDGGVNQHNANSLVAAGANVLVAGNAVFAASNPSQTIIDLKVASDLKFV; translated from the coding sequence ATGAAGCATTTAATTGCACCTTCCATTTTAGCGGCTGATTTTGGTAATCTTCAGCGTGATATTGAAATGTTAAATTGTAGTCAGGCCGACTGGATACATGTAGATGTGATGGATGGTGTATTTGTTCCGAATATTTCATTTGGCTTTCCGGTACTTGAAGTAGTACGAAAATATGCTACCAAGCCGCTAGACGTACATTTGATGATTACCGATCCAGACCGATATTTAAAAGCTTTTCAGACGGCTGGAGCAACTTTAATTACTGTACACCTTGAAGCTTGTACTCACTTACACCGTACTATACAAGCCATAAAAGAACTTGGATGTCAAGCTGGCGTAGCTCTCAATCCACATACCCCTGTAAGCTTACTGGAAGATATTATTACTGATTTAGATTTAGTGCTCATTATGTCAGTTAATCCTGGCTTTGGAGGACAACGTTTTATTGATAATAGCTACAAAAAAATAAAGCAGGTGAAAGCATTAAGCGACCAGTACAATCCAAACTTGTATATAGAAATAGATGGTGGAGTCAATCAGCATAATGCAAACAGCTTGGTAGCCGCAGGTGCCAATGTATTAGTAGCTGGTAATGCTGTGTTTGCAGCGTCCAATCCATCGCAAACCATAATTGATTTAAAAGTGGCGAGTGATCTGAAATTTGTTTAA
- the serC gene encoding 3-phosphoserine/phosphohydroxythreonine transaminase has product MKHNFGAGPGILPHEVIKQASQGVIDFNGIGLSILEISHRSAEFESVLSEAIKLVKELLQVPEGYSVLFLQGGASQQFAMVPYNLLPENGKAAYLETGVWANKASKEAKYFGEVQTIGSSKESNFTYIPKDYEVPADAAYFHITSNNTIYGTQMQEFKPSPVPMVADMSSDIFSRKFNVADFSLIYAGAQKNMGPAGVTLVIIKDDILGKVNRKIPAMFNYQTQIEGGSMYNTPPVFAVYVSMLTLNWLKAKGGVEAIEKENNAKAAALYREIDRNSLFKGVSAIEDRSKMNVCFVMNNPEHEKPFLKLCDDKGIVGIKGHRSVGGFRASIYNALPITSVHVLIDAMQEFAEKNK; this is encoded by the coding sequence ATGAAACATAATTTTGGTGCCGGCCCCGGTATTCTTCCCCATGAAGTAATAAAGCAAGCTTCACAGGGCGTGATAGATTTTAATGGTATTGGTTTGTCAATATTAGAAATTTCACACCGTTCAGCTGAGTTTGAATCTGTATTAAGTGAAGCTATAAAGCTGGTAAAAGAATTATTACAGGTTCCAGAAGGTTATTCTGTGTTGTTTTTGCAAGGTGGCGCCAGTCAGCAATTTGCAATGGTTCCGTATAACCTGTTACCTGAAAATGGTAAAGCAGCCTATTTAGAAACTGGTGTATGGGCTAATAAAGCTTCTAAAGAAGCCAAGTACTTTGGCGAAGTGCAAACTATAGGCTCTTCTAAAGAAAGCAACTTTACGTACATTCCGAAAGATTATGAAGTGCCTGCCGATGCGGCTTACTTTCATATTACTTCTAACAATACCATTTACGGAACACAGATGCAGGAGTTTAAACCTTCACCTGTACCTATGGTTGCTGACATGTCATCAGATATTTTCAGCCGTAAATTTAATGTGGCAGATTTTAGTTTAATCTATGCTGGTGCTCAAAAAAATATGGGTCCGGCTGGGGTAACGCTGGTTATTATTAAGGATGACATATTAGGAAAAGTAAACCGGAAGATACCAGCTATGTTCAATTATCAAACGCAAATTGAAGGTGGCTCCATGTACAATACACCACCTGTTTTTGCTGTATATGTATCTATGTTAACCCTAAATTGGTTAAAGGCAAAAGGTGGAGTAGAGGCTATTGAAAAGGAAAACAATGCAAAAGCAGCAGCTTTATACAGAGAGATTGACCGTAATTCATTGTTTAAAGGAGTAAGTGCAATTGAAGATCGTTCTAAAATGAACGTGTGCTTTGTTATGAATAATCCTGAACATGAAAAGCCATTTCTAAAGTTGTGTGATGATAAAGGAATAGTGGGCATTAAAGGCCACCGCAGTGTTGGAGGTTTCCGTGCTTCTATTTACAACGCGCTGCCTATTACCAGCGTTCATGTGCTCATTGATGCCATGCAGGAGTTTGCTGAAAAGAATAAATAA
- a CDS encoding D-2-hydroxyacid dehydrogenase, with protein MIKLLANDGIDPVGKQMLEAAGISVDTINIPQDQLSEKLQNYDAITVRSATKVRKALIDACPNLKLIGRGGVGVDNIDVEYAMEKGVAVYNTPASSSASVAELVFAHLFTGVRFLQDSNRKMPIEGNTKFNDLKKSYAKGIELRGKTLGILGFGRIGREVAKIAFGTGMEVLAYDPYPSTTELEVVLGGGVTAKVPVIYVTKEELIGQSDFISLHVPFSEKPVIGAGEFNQMKKGAALVNCSRGGTVDEDALLEVLNSGKLSFAGLDVFDNEPTPRTDLLQHPKVSLTPHIGASTNEAQERIGVELATLIINYFKQK; from the coding sequence ATGATAAAGTTACTAGCCAATGATGGCATTGATCCGGTAGGTAAACAGATGTTGGAAGCTGCCGGTATATCTGTTGATACTATTAATATTCCGCAAGATCAACTTTCTGAGAAACTACAAAACTACGATGCTATTACAGTGCGTAGTGCTACTAAAGTGCGTAAAGCATTGATAGATGCATGTCCAAATTTAAAATTGATAGGTCGCGGTGGTGTAGGAGTTGATAATATTGATGTTGAATACGCCATGGAAAAGGGAGTAGCTGTTTACAACACTCCTGCATCCTCATCTGCTTCGGTGGCTGAGCTAGTATTTGCTCATCTATTTACAGGTGTTCGCTTTTTGCAAGATAGTAACCGTAAAATGCCGATTGAAGGCAATACTAAGTTTAATGATTTGAAAAAATCATATGCTAAAGGTATTGAGCTCCGGGGTAAAACTCTAGGTATTTTAGGCTTCGGACGTATTGGCCGTGAAGTAGCCAAAATAGCTTTTGGTACGGGTATGGAGGTATTGGCTTATGACCCTTATCCATCAACTACCGAGCTGGAAGTTGTATTAGGAGGTGGTGTTACTGCTAAAGTTCCGGTAATTTACGTTACTAAAGAAGAGCTGATTGGCCAGAGCGATTTTATATCACTGCATGTGCCTTTTAGTGAGAAGCCAGTTATTGGTGCTGGTGAGTTTAATCAGATGAAAAAAGGAGCAGCTTTGGTAAACTGTTCTCGTGGAGGCACTGTTGATGAAGATGCTTTATTAGAAGTATTGAATTCAGGCAAACTGAGTTTTGCTGGTTTAGATGTGTTTGATAATGAACCTACACCACGCACTGATTTGTTGCAACATCCTAAAGTTTCATTAACACCGCACATTGGTGCTTCTACCAATGAGGCACAAGAACGTATTGGCGTTGAGTTAGCTACACTCATCATTAACTACTTTAAGCAGAAATAA
- a CDS encoding MBL fold metallo-hydrolase: protein MKLTIHGAARQVTGSMHLLEVNQYKILIDCGLDYEKDRNIQANEQFPFNPAEIDVVILTHAHIDHSGNLPTLLRMGFEGQILCTSPTAKLTELLLLDSVSIFMHKTQKSRKRGRGKSHNTQQPLYLQKHVMDTVERFVTISFNKPFRLNGDVELTFIPVGHLLGAAAAVVKVNDNGVEKTIAFTGDIGRKNYPVLNDPESLPKVDYLVTESTYGGRYHSKEKTVEQVLIETVDKVCIKEPGRLIIPAFSIGRTQALVYSLNKIFSSGLLPPVKVFVDSPLAAISTDVFRKHHELLNADAQEFYKSQGDEFDFENLTYVESLKDSRQISNYFEPCIIISSAGMLEGGRIQDHLFYNIQNYYCTILFIGYCAKGTLGHRLLRGDPIVHIKDRELAVYATIKQTDLFSAHGDHDDLVNTVKQQKADELKQVFLVHGEYNSMEALSVALQQDNYQVTIPEKGKSYTL from the coding sequence ATGAAATTAACCATACACGGGGCAGCCCGTCAGGTAACCGGCAGTATGCACCTGCTGGAAGTAAACCAATATAAAATATTAATTGATTGCGGACTTGATTACGAAAAAGACCGTAACATACAAGCTAACGAGCAATTTCCTTTTAATCCGGCTGAAATTGATGTGGTTATCTTAACGCATGCACACATTGATCATTCAGGCAACTTACCCACTTTGTTACGCATGGGCTTTGAGGGACAAATACTATGTACCTCACCTACTGCTAAGCTTACTGAACTGCTCTTGCTTGATTCCGTAAGTATTTTCATGCACAAAACGCAGAAAAGTCGCAAACGCGGTCGTGGTAAATCACATAATACCCAACAACCACTCTACTTGCAAAAGCACGTGATGGATACTGTAGAACGTTTTGTAACCATCAGCTTTAACAAACCCTTCCGTCTTAACGGTGATGTGGAGCTAACTTTTATTCCAGTTGGCCACTTATTAGGTGCAGCAGCAGCTGTAGTGAAAGTAAATGATAATGGCGTTGAAAAAACTATTGCTTTTACAGGTGATATAGGTCGTAAGAATTACCCGGTACTTAATGATCCTGAATCACTACCTAAAGTTGATTATTTAGTTACCGAATCAACCTACGGCGGCCGTTATCACTCCAAAGAGAAAACTGTTGAACAAGTGCTGATTGAAACAGTTGATAAGGTTTGCATTAAAGAACCTGGTAGGTTAATTATACCAGCTTTCAGTATTGGGCGCACACAGGCATTAGTTTACTCGCTAAATAAAATATTTAGCAGTGGTTTACTTCCGCCTGTTAAGGTATTTGTAGATAGTCCATTAGCAGCAATTTCAACTGATGTGTTTCGAAAGCACCATGAACTGCTAAATGCTGATGCTCAAGAGTTTTATAAATCACAAGGTGACGAATTTGATTTTGAAAACCTTACTTATGTGGAAAGCTTGAAAGACAGTCGACAGATATCAAATTACTTTGAACCTTGTATTATAATCTCTTCGGCCGGTATGCTGGAGGGTGGCCGCATACAAGATCACTTGTTTTATAACATTCAAAACTATTATTGTACTATACTTTTTATCGGCTATTGTGCCAAAGGCACGTTAGGTCATCGATTGTTACGCGGCGATCCCATTGTACACATTAAAGATCGAGAATTAGCTGTATATGCAACCATTAAGCAAACAGATTTATTCAGTGCACATGGCGATCATGATGATTTAGTTAATACTGTTAAACAGCAAAAAGCTGATGAACTAAAACAAGTATTTCTAGTTCATGGTGAGTACAATAGTATGGAAGCTTTGTCAGTAGCATTGCAACAGGATAATTATCAGGTAACTATTCCTGAAAAAGGAAAAAGCTATACTTTGTAA
- a CDS encoding ABC transporter ATP-binding protein: MARQRLNSGNAAEKELPKAKLNKQSLQNVGRLLKYIQPYRAKFFGGLVFLILSSLTGLAFPGFFGALIDAAQGKQRYAFIPANLTTIGEIAITVLFLQGFISYFRITWFVQVAEQSLADIRRDTYFKMVTLPMDFFANRRVGELNSRISADLSQIQDTLTTTIAEAIRQLIILVGGIILLTIVSIKLTFALLVVLPFLIAVAMFFGKFIRNLSRQAQDKLAESNTIVEETLQGIANVKAFVSEAFEANRYDRNLREVVNLAVRGSKYRGMFGAFIVFCLFGVIFCEIWYGSYLVSIHDHGFTFGKLTTFIVYAAFISAAMGSLPDLYANIQKAVGSSERVLEILNEQGEPISITETDNNIKQTLKGNLSFRHINFHYPSRPEIEVLKDVTLEAKAGQKVAIVGPSGSGKSTMASLILQFYHPQSGTMLFDGAPVSDYALTDIRNQVAIVPQDVLLFGGSIFENIAYGKRNASREEVIQAAKRANAHQFITGFPEGYDTIVGERGVKLSGGQRQRIAIARALLKNPAILILDEATSSLDSESERLVQEALEELMKGRTSIIIAHRLSTIREADQIVVLEKGRIIESGTHEELISHEQGLYRYLSQLQFDATA; encoded by the coding sequence ATGGCACGACAACGTTTGAATAGTGGGAATGCAGCTGAAAAAGAACTACCAAAAGCAAAATTGAATAAACAAAGCCTACAAAATGTAGGCAGGCTTTTAAAATACATACAACCGTATCGAGCTAAGTTTTTTGGAGGTTTAGTATTTCTGATATTATCCAGCTTAACAGGATTAGCTTTTCCAGGCTTCTTTGGTGCTTTAATTGATGCCGCACAAGGAAAACAGCGTTATGCCTTTATACCAGCCAATTTAACCACAATTGGTGAGATTGCGATTACTGTATTATTTTTACAGGGCTTCATATCCTATTTTCGAATTACTTGGTTTGTGCAAGTGGCCGAACAATCATTGGCTGATATACGCAGAGACACTTATTTTAAAATGGTAACTCTACCTATGGATTTTTTTGCTAATCGGCGTGTAGGTGAGCTGAACAGCCGTATTTCAGCCGATTTGTCACAAATACAGGATACACTAACTACTACCATTGCAGAAGCTATTAGGCAATTGATTATTTTGGTAGGTGGCATTATTCTTTTAACCATTGTATCCATCAAGCTTACTTTTGCACTGTTAGTAGTTTTACCTTTTTTAATAGCTGTTGCTATGTTTTTTGGTAAATTTATACGAAACCTATCACGCCAGGCACAAGATAAATTAGCTGAATCTAACACCATAGTTGAAGAAACTCTACAAGGTATTGCTAACGTGAAGGCTTTTGTAAGCGAGGCTTTCGAAGCAAACCGTTACGATCGCAACTTACGTGAAGTGGTTAACCTGGCTGTACGTGGTTCTAAATACCGGGGTATGTTTGGAGCATTCATAGTGTTCTGCTTGTTTGGTGTTATTTTTTGCGAGATATGGTATGGCTCTTATCTGGTATCTATTCACGATCACGGTTTTACTTTTGGTAAGCTAACCACGTTTATTGTATATGCAGCATTCATTAGTGCGGCAATGGGGAGTTTACCTGACTTATATGCCAACATTCAAAAAGCTGTAGGCTCCAGCGAACGTGTGTTGGAAATCCTGAATGAGCAAGGTGAACCTATTTCAATAACTGAAACAGATAACAATATTAAACAAACTTTAAAAGGCAATTTATCTTTCCGTCACATCAACTTCCATTATCCTTCTCGCCCCGAGATAGAAGTATTAAAAGATGTAACCTTAGAAGCTAAAGCCGGCCAGAAAGTTGCTATTGTTGGGCCTAGCGGATCCGGTAAATCTACTATGGCCTCGCTCATTTTGCAATTTTATCATCCACAAAGCGGCACTATGTTGTTTGATGGCGCTCCTGTAAGCGACTATGCATTAACAGACATACGTAACCAGGTAGCTATTGTACCGCAAGATGTACTATTGTTTGGCGGCAGCATATTTGAAAACATTGCTTACGGTAAACGTAATGCCAGCCGGGAAGAAGTAATACAAGCAGCTAAACGTGCCAATGCCCATCAGTTTATTACCGGTTTTCCGGAAGGGTATGATACGATTGTAGGCGAACGTGGTGTTAAATTATCAGGTGGGCAGCGACAACGTATCGCTATTGCAAGAGCCTTATTGAAAAATCCGGCTATATTAATACTTGATGAAGCTACCTCATCATTAGATTCTGAATCTGAACGTTTAGTACAGGAAGCCTTGGAAGAATTAATGAAAGGGCGTACATCTATCATTATTGCGCACCGCCTATCCACTATACGCGAGGCAGACCAAATTGTGGTACTGGAAAAAGGTCGCATTATTGAAAGCGGCACCCATGAGGAACTAATTTCTCATGAGCAAGGTTTGTACCGCTACTTAAGTCAGCTACAATTTGATGCTACTGCATAG
- a CDS encoding SAM hydrolase/SAM-dependent halogenase family protein, which produces MAIITLTTDLGDKDIYQAVLKGSILKALPGVTIVDITHSVAAFNLQQAAFVLKNSFHYFPEGTVHLIGIDTVYQNETKFLATQYRNHYFVGTDNGIFSLIFDEAPQQIVEINILQDLKFLHFPLADIFVKAACHLAQGYNINEIGIPVNSVEKKMNLQPTVERNLIRGIVIYIDSFQNVITNITKEFFNKVQQGRRFVLYFKRNETITQLSWHYNEVPEGEKLCLFGISDHLEIAINKGNASGLLGLNLGDSVIIDFQ; this is translated from the coding sequence ATGGCAATAATAACTTTAACAACAGATTTAGGCGATAAAGATATTTATCAGGCTGTTTTAAAAGGCAGCATCCTAAAAGCTTTGCCAGGAGTTACTATTGTAGACATAACCCATTCGGTAGCAGCATTTAACCTCCAGCAAGCTGCTTTTGTTTTAAAAAACAGTTTTCACTATTTTCCAGAAGGTACGGTACACTTAATCGGTATTGATACCGTTTACCAAAACGAAACTAAGTTTTTGGCTACGCAGTACCGTAACCATTATTTTGTAGGTACCGACAATGGTATATTCTCACTGATTTTTGATGAGGCTCCACAGCAAATAGTAGAAATAAATATCCTTCAGGATTTAAAGTTTTTACATTTCCCACTTGCCGACATTTTTGTAAAAGCTGCGTGCCATCTTGCGCAAGGTTACAATATTAATGAAATAGGCATACCAGTAAATAGTGTAGAAAAGAAAATGAACCTGCAACCTACCGTTGAGCGTAACTTGATTCGGGGTATAGTTATTTACATTGATTCGTTCCAGAATGTGATTACTAATATCACTAAAGAGTTTTTTAATAAAGTGCAGCAAGGAAGACGATTTGTTTTGTACTTCAAGCGAAATGAAACAATTACTCAATTAAGCTGGCATTATAATGAAGTACCAGAGGGTGAAAAGCTTTGTTTGTTCGGTATTAGCGATCATTTAGAAATTGCCATTAACAAAGGTAATGCCAGTGGCTTGCTGGGTTTAAACTTAGGTGATAGCGTAATAATTGATTTCCAATAA